From Acipenser ruthenus chromosome 2, fAciRut3.2 maternal haplotype, whole genome shotgun sequence, a single genomic window includes:
- the LOC117973921 gene encoding protein FAM240A: protein MNTNMSRREVLVHDKDLIKNFWEQKIDSQDQVTESEDVRMKKSALKKLRNEWVEQLESRTKHLKKFNEDRHKQMQASRLTTEPTLCKAESVA, encoded by the exons AGGTGCTGGTTCATGataaagatttaataaaaaacTTCTGGGAACAAAAAATTGACAGTCAGGACCAAGTGACTGAGAGTGAGGATGTACGAATGAAGAAGAGTGCCTTAAAAAA ACTACGGAACGAGTGGGTGGAACAACTGGAAAGCAGAACAAAGCATCTTAAGAAATTTAATGAGGATCGTCACAAACAGATGCAAGCATCCCGGCTGACAACTGAGCCAACGCTCTGTAAAGCAGAATCAGTTGCTTAA